One genomic segment of Hordeum vulgare subsp. vulgare chromosome 2H, MorexV3_pseudomolecules_assembly, whole genome shotgun sequence includes these proteins:
- the LOC123430893 gene encoding B3 domain-containing protein Os11g0197600-like isoform X2, which yields MLGREVPAISKGPIMVRHEKQYNSMGMVDNKQKFKVKEEEAENIKMEEKMKKHKVESDKKAEEKQNSLKRKMTKYKEEKEKKTRGVDKKDDEEKEREDRRKRKENENKAKSHKERKDENENGKEEQKQREIEKEKEEKQKEINVQKGRKENDKEEKDPKEREEKDQNGKKSCPQFFRVFMSDSFMEHVTIPLGFHKYLEECTGMVSLRGPSGNKWSVELTKISGELCFARGWKEFLYDHRVRYGYLLVFRYDGQSQFSVTVFLPSSCEAPYASLAQPQHKDVDVAGEEEKGLTITNADGNGITPQEDDAHTDTDTSADGTPQNEASEEEDASEEEEEEEEVDSLSESPEIEENSECRMCSVDALEPARQQQEDGHKTDDGFVLGKRARFRKIDDIMAELDRSNKSKPSEGKNSQAPVGDSSFEEATSSDSLAESEHHPPKKSKAEEIRSPSGDSSSKAAASSDNLSELATKESKAEGKSSAAPLIVYTRSAASASKKASEGAASSDNLAVHTGVFAPESVCRDLTTWHKTFGKRHSKQNQFPMFNKSNGENQRGRALIKVMRRPGLTSQRRPVTQRDKEYAMERALWFKSERPFTVKTMKHNDVYASYFMIIPAKFVKTFLPKESMKMTLWDPQAKPWKVWYEYYGGGECPRAAFSAGWGALAMENNLEKWDVCVFELLDQEYNIKLHVYRAVLMITPCVRAPKPRTDEW from the exons ATGCTTG GGAGAGAAGTACCTGCCATAAGTAAAGGTCCAATCATGGTACGCCATGAAAAACAGTATAACAGTATGGGCATGGTAGATAATAAGCAAAAATTCAAGGTAAAAGAAGAGGaagctgaaaatataaaaatggaAGAGAAAATGAAGAAACATAAAGTTGAAAGTGACAAGAAAGCAGAGGAGAAGCAAAATTCCTTGAAGAGGAAGATGACTAAGtacaaggaggagaaagagaagaaaacaagaggtgttgataagaaggatgatgaggagaaggagagggaggatcgTAGGAAAAGAAAGGAAAATGAGAACAAGGCGAAGTCGCATAAGGAAAGAAAGGATGAGAATGAGAATGGGAAAGAAGAGCAGAAGCAGCGAGAAATTGAGAAAGAGAAAGAGGAGAAACAAAAGGAGATAAATGTGCAGAAGGGAAGGAAGGAGAATGATAAAGAGGAAAAGGATCCGAAGGAAAGGGAAGAGAAGGACCAAAATGGCAAAAAAAGTTGCCCTCAATTCTTTAGGGTGTTCATGTCTGATTCATTTATGGAGCACGTG ACAATTCCACTAGGATTCCACAAATACTTGGAAGAGTGTACAGGAATGGTTTCCCTGAGAGGTCCAAGCGGGAATAAATGGTCCGTAGAGCTGACTAAAATATCAGGGGAGCTATGCTTTGCGCGTGGATGGAAGGAGTTCCTCTATGACCATCGCGTCCGGTATGGCTACCTGCTGGTATTCCGTTACGACGGACAGTCACAGTTCTCAGTGACGgttttcttgccatcctcctgcgAGGCGCCGTACGCGTCTCTCGCCCAGCCGCAGCACAAGGACGTCGACGTGGCCGGAGAGGAAGAGAAAGGGCTTACGATCACCAATGCAGATGGTAATGGTATTACCCCGCAAGAAGATGACGCTCACACTGACACTGACACCAGTGCAGATGGTACACCACAAAATGAAGCTTCAGAAGAAGAAGATGcttcagaagaagaagaggaagaggaggaggtagACTCATTATCAGAATCTCCAGAGATTGAGGAAAACAGTGAATGTCGCATGTGCAGCGTTGATGCGCTAGAACCAGCGCGGCAACAGCAGGAAGATGGGCACAAGACGGACGATGGTTTTGTGCTCGGGAAGAGGGCTAGGTTCAGGAAGATTGATGATATCATGGCAGAACTGGACCGATCCAACAAGTCCAAGCCCTCAGAGGGGAAAAACTCTCAAGCTCCAGTTGGAGATTCATCTTTTGAGGAAGCAACATCAAGTGACAGTTTGGCAG AATCGGAGCATCATCCACCCAAGAAGTCCAAGGCTGAGGAGATAAGGTCTCCATCTGGTGATTCATCTTCTAAGGCAGCAGCATCAAGTGACAATCTGTCAG AGTTAGCCACCAAGGAGTCCAAGGCTGAGGGGAAAAGCTCTGCTGCTCCTTTAATTGTCTATACCAGGTCTGCTGCTTCAGCATCTAAAAAAGCTTCTGAAGGAGCAGCATCAAGTGACAATTTGGCAG TTCATACAGGTGTATTCGCGCCAGAATCCGTGTGCAGGGATTTAACCACGTGGCACAAAACTTTTGGTAAAAGGCATAGTAAGCAGAATCAATTTCCGATGTTCAACAAGAGCAATGGTGAAAACCAACGTGGCAGAG CTCTCATCAAGGTGATGAGAAGGCCGGGATTAACGTCGCAGAGGCGTCCAGTAACTCAAAGGGACAAGGAATATGCCATGGAGAGGGCGCTGTGGTTCAAATCCGAGAGGCCCTTCACCGTCAAGACAATGAAGCACAATGATGTCTATGCCTCCTACTTCATG ATCATCCCGGCCAAGTTCGTGAAAACATTCCTCCCCAAAGAGAGCATGAAGATGACGCTGTGGGACCCGCAGGCAAAGCCGTGGAAGGTGTGGTACGAGTACTACGGCGGCGGCGAGTGCCCCCGCGCAGCGTTCAGCGCCGGGTGGGGCGCGCTCGCCATGGAGAACAACTTGGAGAAGTGGGACGTGTGCGTGTTCGAGCTCCTGGACCAGGAATACAACATCAAGCTGCACGTCTACAGGGCCGTGCTGATGATCACCCCCTGCGTCCGCGCACCAAAACCTCGCACAGACGAGTGGTAA
- the LOC123430893 gene encoding B3 domain-containing protein Os11g0197600-like isoform X1 produces MLGREVPAISKGPIMVRHEKQYNSMGMVDNKQKFKVKEEEAENIKMEEKMKKHKVESDKKAEEKQNSLKRKMTKYKEEKEKKTRGVDKKDDEEKEREDRRKRKENENKAKSHKERKDENENGKEEQKQREIEKEKEEKQKEINVQKGRKENDKEEKDPKEREEKDQNGKKSCPQFFRVFMSDSFMEHVTIPLGFHKYLEECTGMVSLRGPSGNKWSVELTKISGELCFARGWKEFLYDHRVRYGYLLVFRYDGQSQFSVTVFLPSSCEAPYASLAQPQHKDVDVAGEEEKGLTITNADGNGITPQEDDAHTDTDTSADGTPQNEASEEEDASEEEEEEEEVDSLSESPEIEENSECRMCSVDALEPARQQQEDGHKTDDGFVLGKRARFRKIDDIMAELDRSNKSKPSEGKNSQAPVGDSSFEEATSSDSLAEESEHHPPKKSKAEEIRSPSGDSSSKAAASSDNLSELATKESKAEGKSSAAPLIVYTRSAASASKKASEGAASSDNLAVHTGVFAPESVCRDLTTWHKTFGKRHSKQNQFPMFNKSNGENQRGRALIKVMRRPGLTSQRRPVTQRDKEYAMERALWFKSERPFTVKTMKHNDVYASYFMIIPAKFVKTFLPKESMKMTLWDPQAKPWKVWYEYYGGGECPRAAFSAGWGALAMENNLEKWDVCVFELLDQEYNIKLHVYRAVLMITPCVRAPKPRTDEW; encoded by the exons ATGCTTG GGAGAGAAGTACCTGCCATAAGTAAAGGTCCAATCATGGTACGCCATGAAAAACAGTATAACAGTATGGGCATGGTAGATAATAAGCAAAAATTCAAGGTAAAAGAAGAGGaagctgaaaatataaaaatggaAGAGAAAATGAAGAAACATAAAGTTGAAAGTGACAAGAAAGCAGAGGAGAAGCAAAATTCCTTGAAGAGGAAGATGACTAAGtacaaggaggagaaagagaagaaaacaagaggtgttgataagaaggatgatgaggagaaggagagggaggatcgTAGGAAAAGAAAGGAAAATGAGAACAAGGCGAAGTCGCATAAGGAAAGAAAGGATGAGAATGAGAATGGGAAAGAAGAGCAGAAGCAGCGAGAAATTGAGAAAGAGAAAGAGGAGAAACAAAAGGAGATAAATGTGCAGAAGGGAAGGAAGGAGAATGATAAAGAGGAAAAGGATCCGAAGGAAAGGGAAGAGAAGGACCAAAATGGCAAAAAAAGTTGCCCTCAATTCTTTAGGGTGTTCATGTCTGATTCATTTATGGAGCACGTG ACAATTCCACTAGGATTCCACAAATACTTGGAAGAGTGTACAGGAATGGTTTCCCTGAGAGGTCCAAGCGGGAATAAATGGTCCGTAGAGCTGACTAAAATATCAGGGGAGCTATGCTTTGCGCGTGGATGGAAGGAGTTCCTCTATGACCATCGCGTCCGGTATGGCTACCTGCTGGTATTCCGTTACGACGGACAGTCACAGTTCTCAGTGACGgttttcttgccatcctcctgcgAGGCGCCGTACGCGTCTCTCGCCCAGCCGCAGCACAAGGACGTCGACGTGGCCGGAGAGGAAGAGAAAGGGCTTACGATCACCAATGCAGATGGTAATGGTATTACCCCGCAAGAAGATGACGCTCACACTGACACTGACACCAGTGCAGATGGTACACCACAAAATGAAGCTTCAGAAGAAGAAGATGcttcagaagaagaagaggaagaggaggaggtagACTCATTATCAGAATCTCCAGAGATTGAGGAAAACAGTGAATGTCGCATGTGCAGCGTTGATGCGCTAGAACCAGCGCGGCAACAGCAGGAAGATGGGCACAAGACGGACGATGGTTTTGTGCTCGGGAAGAGGGCTAGGTTCAGGAAGATTGATGATATCATGGCAGAACTGGACCGATCCAACAAGTCCAAGCCCTCAGAGGGGAAAAACTCTCAAGCTCCAGTTGGAGATTCATCTTTTGAGGAAGCAACATCAAGTGACAGTTTGGCAG AAGAATCGGAGCATCATCCACCCAAGAAGTCCAAGGCTGAGGAGATAAGGTCTCCATCTGGTGATTCATCTTCTAAGGCAGCAGCATCAAGTGACAATCTGTCAG AGTTAGCCACCAAGGAGTCCAAGGCTGAGGGGAAAAGCTCTGCTGCTCCTTTAATTGTCTATACCAGGTCTGCTGCTTCAGCATCTAAAAAAGCTTCTGAAGGAGCAGCATCAAGTGACAATTTGGCAG TTCATACAGGTGTATTCGCGCCAGAATCCGTGTGCAGGGATTTAACCACGTGGCACAAAACTTTTGGTAAAAGGCATAGTAAGCAGAATCAATTTCCGATGTTCAACAAGAGCAATGGTGAAAACCAACGTGGCAGAG CTCTCATCAAGGTGATGAGAAGGCCGGGATTAACGTCGCAGAGGCGTCCAGTAACTCAAAGGGACAAGGAATATGCCATGGAGAGGGCGCTGTGGTTCAAATCCGAGAGGCCCTTCACCGTCAAGACAATGAAGCACAATGATGTCTATGCCTCCTACTTCATG ATCATCCCGGCCAAGTTCGTGAAAACATTCCTCCCCAAAGAGAGCATGAAGATGACGCTGTGGGACCCGCAGGCAAAGCCGTGGAAGGTGTGGTACGAGTACTACGGCGGCGGCGAGTGCCCCCGCGCAGCGTTCAGCGCCGGGTGGGGCGCGCTCGCCATGGAGAACAACTTGGAGAAGTGGGACGTGTGCGTGTTCGAGCTCCTGGACCAGGAATACAACATCAAGCTGCACGTCTACAGGGCCGTGCTGATGATCACCCCCTGCGTCCGCGCACCAAAACCTCGCACAGACGAGTGGTAA
- the LOC123430893 gene encoding B3 domain-containing protein Os11g0197600-like isoform X3 gives MVRHEKQYNSMGMVDNKQKFKVKEEEAENIKMEEKMKKHKVESDKKAEEKQNSLKRKMTKYKEEKEKKTRGVDKKDDEEKEREDRRKRKENENKAKSHKERKDENENGKEEQKQREIEKEKEEKQKEINVQKGRKENDKEEKDPKEREEKDQNGKKSCPQFFRVFMSDSFMEHVTIPLGFHKYLEECTGMVSLRGPSGNKWSVELTKISGELCFARGWKEFLYDHRVRYGYLLVFRYDGQSQFSVTVFLPSSCEAPYASLAQPQHKDVDVAGEEEKGLTITNADGNGITPQEDDAHTDTDTSADGTPQNEASEEEDASEEEEEEEEVDSLSESPEIEENSECRMCSVDALEPARQQQEDGHKTDDGFVLGKRARFRKIDDIMAELDRSNKSKPSEGKNSQAPVGDSSFEEATSSDSLAEESEHHPPKKSKAEEIRSPSGDSSSKAAASSDNLSELATKESKAEGKSSAAPLIVYTRSAASASKKASEGAASSDNLAVHTGVFAPESVCRDLTTWHKTFGKRHSKQNQFPMFNKSNGENQRGRALIKVMRRPGLTSQRRPVTQRDKEYAMERALWFKSERPFTVKTMKHNDVYASYFMIIPAKFVKTFLPKESMKMTLWDPQAKPWKVWYEYYGGGECPRAAFSAGWGALAMENNLEKWDVCVFELLDQEYNIKLHVYRAVLMITPCVRAPKPRTDEW, from the exons ATGGTACGCCATGAAAAACAGTATAACAGTATGGGCATGGTAGATAATAAGCAAAAATTCAAGGTAAAAGAAGAGGaagctgaaaatataaaaatggaAGAGAAAATGAAGAAACATAAAGTTGAAAGTGACAAGAAAGCAGAGGAGAAGCAAAATTCCTTGAAGAGGAAGATGACTAAGtacaaggaggagaaagagaagaaaacaagaggtgttgataagaaggatgatgaggagaaggagagggaggatcgTAGGAAAAGAAAGGAAAATGAGAACAAGGCGAAGTCGCATAAGGAAAGAAAGGATGAGAATGAGAATGGGAAAGAAGAGCAGAAGCAGCGAGAAATTGAGAAAGAGAAAGAGGAGAAACAAAAGGAGATAAATGTGCAGAAGGGAAGGAAGGAGAATGATAAAGAGGAAAAGGATCCGAAGGAAAGGGAAGAGAAGGACCAAAATGGCAAAAAAAGTTGCCCTCAATTCTTTAGGGTGTTCATGTCTGATTCATTTATGGAGCACGTG ACAATTCCACTAGGATTCCACAAATACTTGGAAGAGTGTACAGGAATGGTTTCCCTGAGAGGTCCAAGCGGGAATAAATGGTCCGTAGAGCTGACTAAAATATCAGGGGAGCTATGCTTTGCGCGTGGATGGAAGGAGTTCCTCTATGACCATCGCGTCCGGTATGGCTACCTGCTGGTATTCCGTTACGACGGACAGTCACAGTTCTCAGTGACGgttttcttgccatcctcctgcgAGGCGCCGTACGCGTCTCTCGCCCAGCCGCAGCACAAGGACGTCGACGTGGCCGGAGAGGAAGAGAAAGGGCTTACGATCACCAATGCAGATGGTAATGGTATTACCCCGCAAGAAGATGACGCTCACACTGACACTGACACCAGTGCAGATGGTACACCACAAAATGAAGCTTCAGAAGAAGAAGATGcttcagaagaagaagaggaagaggaggaggtagACTCATTATCAGAATCTCCAGAGATTGAGGAAAACAGTGAATGTCGCATGTGCAGCGTTGATGCGCTAGAACCAGCGCGGCAACAGCAGGAAGATGGGCACAAGACGGACGATGGTTTTGTGCTCGGGAAGAGGGCTAGGTTCAGGAAGATTGATGATATCATGGCAGAACTGGACCGATCCAACAAGTCCAAGCCCTCAGAGGGGAAAAACTCTCAAGCTCCAGTTGGAGATTCATCTTTTGAGGAAGCAACATCAAGTGACAGTTTGGCAG AAGAATCGGAGCATCATCCACCCAAGAAGTCCAAGGCTGAGGAGATAAGGTCTCCATCTGGTGATTCATCTTCTAAGGCAGCAGCATCAAGTGACAATCTGTCAG AGTTAGCCACCAAGGAGTCCAAGGCTGAGGGGAAAAGCTCTGCTGCTCCTTTAATTGTCTATACCAGGTCTGCTGCTTCAGCATCTAAAAAAGCTTCTGAAGGAGCAGCATCAAGTGACAATTTGGCAG TTCATACAGGTGTATTCGCGCCAGAATCCGTGTGCAGGGATTTAACCACGTGGCACAAAACTTTTGGTAAAAGGCATAGTAAGCAGAATCAATTTCCGATGTTCAACAAGAGCAATGGTGAAAACCAACGTGGCAGAG CTCTCATCAAGGTGATGAGAAGGCCGGGATTAACGTCGCAGAGGCGTCCAGTAACTCAAAGGGACAAGGAATATGCCATGGAGAGGGCGCTGTGGTTCAAATCCGAGAGGCCCTTCACCGTCAAGACAATGAAGCACAATGATGTCTATGCCTCCTACTTCATG ATCATCCCGGCCAAGTTCGTGAAAACATTCCTCCCCAAAGAGAGCATGAAGATGACGCTGTGGGACCCGCAGGCAAAGCCGTGGAAGGTGTGGTACGAGTACTACGGCGGCGGCGAGTGCCCCCGCGCAGCGTTCAGCGCCGGGTGGGGCGCGCTCGCCATGGAGAACAACTTGGAGAAGTGGGACGTGTGCGTGTTCGAGCTCCTGGACCAGGAATACAACATCAAGCTGCACGTCTACAGGGCCGTGCTGATGATCACCCCCTGCGTCCGCGCACCAAAACCTCGCACAGACGAGTGGTAA